The window tcaAGGACACATCAATTCCAAGAgtgcttcaccttgaagtatcctccaaaaccactACCAAGATGAGAAACAAGCTTCCATGATCACTTTAGAACCTTTAAACACTTAATttctcttttgatccttgattttttTTAGGAGTTGATTGGATATgatggagagggtttctagaatGTTAGAGGTTAGAGAAAGTGGAGAAAATGAACCAAAATGATAAGCATGagaaatatatattaaaaaaaattacagtTGACTTAAAAATACGGCCACAAGTACGAACCGTATTTTTAAATATGGTCCGTATCTTGGACTGTAATTCTCTGGATGAAAATCATCCACTCCGTCTAAtgaagtacggaccgtatttccAAGTACGGTCCGTGTTTcccatatacggtccgtatatatgcTTGCCAAAATCCGCTTTCGATGAAACATATTCTCTTCGATTCGTtcatcctctaatccttccaacacttaccaaacatgaatttaaaccctcgtatactcaagatgaacaTGTCTAATCTCACATATCCTTGAAAGTACCTCCGCTTTCTGAATCTGTAGCAACCAACTCACAAAGAAACTTAACGaaagtatggggtgtaacatcctctgTGTCGGTTCCTCCATCTTCGTCTCTTTCTTTTCTACAACTCTCTGCCTTTTTTCTTCCCTGGTCCAGTTAATAACGGCAGTTGCGGCGGAGTTGGTCAGTTACTGGTGGCAGGTGCGGCAGTGCTGGTGCTCCGCCTTTTCTCCTCCCCTGGTCCGACGCTTTTTCTAGAGAATGAAGTTGTTCCCAACTTTCCCACCTAACCTTCAGATCCGTAAAGTAGATCTGATCAGATAAATTTTCCCGGCGGTCTCTATTTCTTCTCCGATAATCCTtgtatgtgtgtatatggtgtataataattgtataatatgtgtataattattaTGTATACATTATACACTGagtatacatttattatacacaaattataaaacaatgatacattttctatacacatACAATATGGATACATATTCGATATAATAATGATATAGTTTCTACACATATGATACAtgttctatacaacaatgatacagtttCAATACATATGCTAGAATTAGTTGAAAAAAGGCTACAAAATtttaaaaagggtaaaaaatgtctTTTAAGCTTCCTACGTAAGATATTTTCACTCATGCCAATTGTtgccaaaagcactttttttggGAGGAAAAACACTTTTCTTTGAAAatttgaggtgtttggccaataTATAAAAGTGCTTTTAAGTAGAAGCAAAACCAGAACCAGTTTTTCTACAGTTGGGGAGAAGCTAATAATAGCTGCTTCTTGAAAAAAGCAGAAACTGAAAGTTACTtttttaaacataaaaatatCCCCACCATAAAATATATTTACCAAGTACATTCTTCATTAATTTATTAATTTCTAATTATACATATTTATGCATACCAACTCATTGTGATTCTTAATGAGATCTCACTCACACgtataaatgataaaaataaaattacaattACTTATCATACCAATATTTACTATGTCTTGGATTCATCTATGTATTATATTGATAGAAATTTTTAATATGttatctttaattttaattaaataaaagtaaaaatttaaTTAAAGTTTTTCATGATAAATATTTAAAATGATTTCTCTCTATAGAATAATCTTAATAGTAAACATTCATTGATACTTGTGTTTTTTCATAAGTTGACACTCAAAtgcacttttaaaaaaaaattaaatcaaacACAATCTGTTTatcaaaaatacattttaaacacaaaattttttcataaaagtaattttttttaaaatacactTCTCAAAATAAGCAAGTTTTAATTGGTTGGCCATATAGACTCTTTAGAGGGGTTTTGCTCGAGTGTGGCCGGTTCAAGGAAAGAAACAAGAACCGAATTCTGTAGGGCTTAGGCCGTTGCCTATGACCAAAAATGACAGGATACTGAAACTCCCGGTTCTCTTGCCTTAGTAAACCGGTCCAAACCCTCACCATTCTCAAGTCAACCCGAGCTTTTGTTCTCCCGATTTACAATCTCAACCGGTCATCCTTCGACTCTCTCTTTCcctattaaaataaaataaaaaaaaacaatcttGCAATCCCTAACTCGGTTTCTCCCATCTTTCTAGCGAACCAACAATTTTACAAGTAAGTCTTCATTTTTACGCCTTTACATTattcatttttattttaagtATATATAGAATAGATTGAAGGGTATAATGGGTTCTAACTTGGAACCGGTGGCAGTTACCTCACTAAAACATGACCCAGCATGGAAACATTGTGAAATGTATATGAATGGGGAGAGGGTGCAGTTAAAGTGTATATATTGTGGTAAAATATTTAAGGGTGGTGGAATTCATAGGATTAAAGAACATCTTGCTGGTCAGAAAGGTAATGCATCTACTTGTTTGAGAGTTCAACCTGATGTTCGCCTTCTTATGCAAGAGAGCTTAAATGGTGTTGtaatgaagaagagaaaaaaacaaaaacttgCTCAGGAAATATCAACTTATAATAATAATGGTGTATTTACTGATACTTGTGGCCTCCAAGTTGACTTGCTTCCAATACCCGAAACAGAAACCTCTAATTTGTTTTTGAATCGAGACGAAGGAGGAGTTGGTGGTAGGAAGAAAAAAAGTAGGATTAGAAAAGCCTCTTCCttagttaataataataataatgctatGGCTGTAGCGATTAATCAGTCGAAAAGAGTGAACAATCATGTGCATATGGCAGTAGCCAGATTCCTTTTAGATGCAAGGGTGCCTCTTGATGCTGTAAATTCCGTTTATTTCCAACCGATGATTGATGTGATCGCTTCCCAAGGAACACAAGTTGCAGGCCCTTCTtaccatgatctcagaagttGGGTTCTAAAAGCTTCAGTTCAAGATGTGAGGCATGACATTGATCAATGTTCAACCACCTGGGCAAGGACTGGTTGTTCTCTTTTGGTTGATGAGTTTATTACAGGGAAGGGTAAAATATTGGTAAACTTTTTGGTCTACTGCCCCGAAGGGACAATGTTTTTGAGGTCTGTGGAAGCGTCTACCCTAATTAATTCTACAGATTCTCTATATGAGTTGCTTAAGGAGGTAGTGGAGGAAGTTGGTGTGAGAAATGTGTTGCAAGTAATAACTAGTAATGAGGAGCGATACGTTATTGCTGGGAAAAGACTCACTGATGCTTACCCTACACTCTTTTGGACTCCTTGTGCTGCTCACTCCATTGACTTGATGCTCGAGGACATAAAAAAGGTTGAGTGGATCAGTACTATAATGGAACAAGCCAAGTCGATATCAAGATTCATCTACAACAATAACGTTCACTTGAGTATGATGAGAAAGTTCACCTTTGGAGTTGACTTGGTTGATTTTGGAGTTACACGCTCGGCAACCGACTTTTTGACACTAAAAAGAATGGTAAATATCAAACACAATCTGCAATCGATGGTTACTTCAATGGAGTGGATGGAGAGCCCATATTCAAAGAAACCAGAGGGGTTTGCCGTGCTAGATTATATCAATAATCAGTCCTTTTGGTCTACTTGCAGCTTGATTACCCGCTTGACAGATCCCTTCTTGAGGCTTTTAAGGATAGTCTGCAGTGAGGAGAGGCCTGCAATGGCGTATGTTTATGCAGGGCTCTATCGAGCAAAAGAAACAATTAAGAAAGAGTTTGTCGATAAGAAGGAATACTCAGTTTATTGGAATATTATAGATCACAGGTGGGAACCACTTGAACGACATCCTCTTCATGCTGCAGGGTTTTACCTCAATCCCAAGTTTTTCTATGCCACTGAGGAAGACGTGCACCTCCATATCAGATCACTTGTATATGATTGTATAGAGAAGTTGGTTCCTGATCCTAAAATCCAAGACAAAATTGTGAAAGAAACTACTTCTTACCACAACTGTGCTGGAGATTTTGGGAGGAAAATGGCAGTGAGAGCCAGAGACACTCTTTTTCCTGGTGAGTGTCATAAATGTCTGTTTGTGTGGTTTGAAATTTTGAAACAATTAGTCATTCAGCAAATTTAGTTTATCTCAACTTGAATATTACCGCTTACCTATAATTCTGGGATTTTCTTGCTCATAGAGTGTCAAATAAACTGTAGCTCTATCCCTCATCAAAATGAATAtgcatattatattatattatattatattatattatattttatattcATTTCTATCTCTTGTTTAGTTCCCATTTCCTTCTAGTGTGGTCAGCTTATGTCTACAAGCTTTTATTTGTATATGCTTGGTAGTAATGGGATTGATACTTATTTTCTACTTAAGATCCTTCGATCAGAGAAATATTTTGGTGTTAATGGCCACAAGCTTGTTGGAATTATGCTCTATTGCATAGAGTGTATCCTTCTAGTTTCAAGAGACTATTAGACAGTTTGCATTTGCTTGGATGGGATGCTGGTAAGGTTTCAAGCCGCATGGGTTGTTTGCCCTTTTGTTTGCATGAGATTTGACTTTACAGATTGTGGAGAAAAATTCTTTTTAGTCTAAGTATGGAATATTCTTTAGTTAAGGAAATTATTGGAGTTTGGCAAAGCAAATTAACAAGTAATAATGTAGTGTCATCCTCCTCGTATAGTGAATCTTTGTCTGTTTCAGAATTGACAGGAGTCATTATATTGTAATTTTGCAGCTGAGTGGTGGTTAAATTATGGTGGAGGATGCTCAAATTTGACTCGCTTGGCCATCCGTATTCTCAGTCAAACATCAAGTTTGATCAGGTCCAAGCCAGGTCGAATTCCTTTAGAAGAGATGCATGAAACAAAAAATTGCATCGAGCATCAAAGACTTAATGATCTGGCTTTTGTTCAGTACAACCTGTGGCTGAGGCAAAGGTAAAGGGAGAAATTGACATATTGTTCTCCATTTCTTGAGCTGTAAAAGAGTATGTCTAATTTATTTCTTACAGCAATAGGAAGAACATGGAGCCAGATTCTATGGACTCTATTTCCTATGACAAAATGGAACTTGTCCATGATTGGGTTTCCAGGAGGGAACTAAGTTCGGAGGACATGGAAAGTTCAGACTGGATGACAGTTGACCCACCTTCGGGCAGCATAGTTCCCTTAGGTCCATTAATTGATGATATTGAAGCCTTAGGTGCAGGTAAATTATGTTTCTCATGTAGGAAATATCTGAAAACTGCAATTTTTTGCTGACCGTCAACTCTTACCGCAGGTTTTGATGATTTTGAAATTTTTGGTGGGCCAAAAGATAATGAAGAAGAGATTGGAGAGGAGACACTGTAAATGAGTGAACTTTTGATATTGAAGATTTTCCTTCTGTTGGAAGGAAAATGGGAAGATTATGCTGAGTCAGGCATGGTGGCTTACCTGGACTATAGTTTTAAGCCATAGCAAAAAGCAGTTTGAGGTTTTGGTGCTGATGCTCAGCGGCTATGTGCTATTCCTGTACACAAACTTGTTTTCTTTGCGTCTTCCCTTTACTCCTGTGGCAATCTCATGTAGCATGTGACATAGACGTTTTTCTTTTCAGATGGAAAACTGTTGCCTGTTGGAGAGGCCTTGTTTGTTGAATGGTGTGACCAATTGAGGATCTGGGATCAGTCAGAGAAGTGATTGGTGTCTCAAAATGCAGAGCAGTTGTATCACTTCTGCTCTAAAGTAATATATTGGGAGGGAGAAATCTTCTTTCTGAACCTGGTTCTGTTTTTCTCTAGTTTCCTCCTGCATTTATTCTCGGTGACGTTCCAGGGCATACGAGTGGAGTCTTTTCTTGCATATCTGGAAATTACATCAAATTTTTAGAGTGTGCAAATTGAGCCAGAATGTTTTCCTGCTTTTCCAAAGACCGATTGGATTTTACATTTATCATATGCTCATATTTGTGAATATACACAAACTGCCTTTGAGGTCTCAGATCCCATGTTCTCTCTTTTCACTAGCTTCAGCTGTATTCATGGTGAATATCCTTTCGAGAAATGTCATTATTGGTCACttgctttctttttctttttatccttctttcttttcgtgagcatcatcaagctttctTGGACTTacgcctcatttgttttcattaaaatTAAGACTTTTGTATCTAAATATACATCTGAATATTCAAATGTGGATTAAAATCTAGACAtttgaatctgaatgcacatctgaattgTTAAGATGTACTATTAAGATTTGAATACTAAATAATTAAAGACTATTTATTCTTTAATGTCACGACCTAAAATCCCCCAAGCCGTGATAGCACTTACACCAGACCGGTAGATGAACCAATTTCGCTTTTAGCCATTTATTTCTTATAAACAATTATAGTGAAATCATACGTGAACAACAATAATGCCTCAAATTTGAATATATCAATTGTGACGAAATTCAACCAAAATACCCCATGACTTGGTAATATGAGTGAAGAGCACCTAAAATTGAAAGTAAATACAAGAGTTTTAGACCACACTGTGATGTGATttttcgagttaacaaagaaccaatcgaccaggatcttattcttgaagcgattgatgggcagaattcaacaaacggacgtaaatcgggctatacttctcgaaattatgtgatttcaagacgaggagaaagatgacgatttgaactataaaaataactattgaatgatttaaatcaagtaagtattgaaggcggaatgatggaaagaaaattagggttctggatatgactagaacgaattttaatcaagaaacgcgttcttgaatgatcaagaacaaataaagttcctaagtcaccacttgaaatcaacttacgtgataaagaaacaccacacgctattgaaaacaagataaagactatcaccaccttgcttggaaccaaaaacaaggataaagaagaccaaatagagaaaataactctattgcaaactagggtttatgctcaaaacgtgaatagtatatttacaagtcatgagaaccctttatataggcctaggttctcttcttttatgactacaaatccacattctactctagaaaggaaataactaaaaacaagaaaaataaaatccctattctacaaggaaaagaataaaaaaagctagaatcctactagaactaggataaagatcctactaatgataggaaattaaatcctactataatataaatcaagaaacaagaaacctatttagaaaaggattcaagaaacaagaatgagaaataatcttcaaacttgagcttcttggacttttctttttcttgaatttcaatcttgtgtttcttgattttcttggatttcttgatcttcttcatctttcatcattctccccttgttgagaaagactcgtcctcgagtctaaaggctctATAAACGGTGAAagattaaccaaaaaaaaaaaaaaaaaaaattgggaacaacccatacttaccaggctctaagttgcatttttctaacttttcatagagcttcatcatgttcaaagaaagctttgcatatggccgaactaaatcccactttcttagtggtaacattataccatgatttctcaaacatatcatcttaaactgatcttcaatgtgtaaaccatgatcataacttatttccttttgttcttcataaatcttgaacacttccgtgtcgatatggtatttgcatgcaaaatctgagttagtgccacaaaaacctttaaataaatcaaattcatgaacctttggatcagggttagagaataaatcatgtcttcttatgtgctccttgatgattttgatgctctcatatttgacatgattatagccattaacctcaatgaaattgagagatattaaatctgcactttcttgcaaagattcaaccttttgaggaataaatcttgctcgaattagataataaattaaactctcattcataacctcctttttcagcaacttattctctttctcttccaaatcttcatagactattggtcctatgcaatccgttactttggttggtgtggagtaagaaacaaaatctgtattctttttgaaatccctttgtggaaactcaatctcacaaatagttggatgctccaatggatcctcatcaaactttggaggtaaatcctccaCTTGTGGATCCAATACATTCTCCTCCTCCGTTTGCtgttccatatttatgggaccaatgatttgtaatttggtcacaaaagaatcatcaacattcttggagtttttagcaacatcttctTGATTCAAGGGAACCAATTTAATTCTTcgtccatcctttgtaaaagagTAGGTATTACGATATTCATCCTATTTAGCACACCTATCgtacacccatggtcttccaagtaataagtggaaAGCATCCATCTTttttacatcacaccaaacaacgtctttatatattttgccaatagaaaaagaaactaggcattgacgagttacctctaaaccatcaccattctcaaattcgatactgtaaggatatggatgatgcttggttgacaagccaagtttagaaaccatctcttcagaaacaacattaatatgactctcattatcaatgatcaccgaacataccttaccatgtgaggtacatctagtgcggaaaagagattcttttttcttttcatcttcttgaacccaacgtcctcttatttcttgcatataatccatgaaattactcaactgtgctctgatatcaaattgatgtgattcttcgagttaacaaagaaccaatcgaccaggatattattcttgaagcgattgatgggcagaattcaacaaacggacgtaaatcgggctatacttctcgaaattatgtgatttcaagacgaggagaaagatgacgatttgaactataaaaataactattgaatggtttaaatcaagtaagtattgaaggcggagtgatggaaagaaaattagggttctggatatgactagaacgaattttaatcaagaaacgcgttcttgaatgatcaagaacaaataaagttcttaagtcaccacttgaaatcaacttacgtgataaagaaacaccacacgctattgaaaacaagataaagactatcaccaccttgcttggaaccaaaaacaaggataaagaagaccaaatagagaaaataactctattgcaaactagggtttatgctaaaaaacgtgaatagtatatttacaagtcatgagaaccctttatataggcctagattttattcttttatgactacaaatccatattctactctagaaaggaaataactaaaaacaaggaaaataaaatccttattctacaaggaaaagaataaaaaaagctagaatcctactagaactaggataaagatcctactaatgataggaaattaaatcctactataatat is drawn from Lycium barbarum isolate Lr01 chromosome 8, ASM1917538v2, whole genome shotgun sequence and contains these coding sequences:
- the LOC132606139 gene encoding uncharacterized protein LOC132606139 isoform X3, whose protein sequence is MGSNLEPVAVTSLKHDPAWKHCEMYMNGERVQLKCIYCGKIFKGGGIHRIKEHLAGQKGNASTCLRVQPDVRLLMQESLNGVVMKKRKKQKLAQEISTYNNNGVFTDTCGLQVDLLPIPETETSNLFLNRDEGGVGGRKKKSRIRKASSLVNNNNNAMAVAINQSKRVNNHVHMAVARFLLDARVPLDAVNSVYFQPMIDVIASQGTQVAGPSYHDLRSWVLKASVQDVRHDIDQCSTTWARTGCSLLVDEFITGKGKILVNFLVYCPEGTMFLRSVEASTLINSTDSLYELLKEVVEEVGVRNVLQVITSNEERYVIAGKRLTDAYPTLFWTPCAAHSIDLMLEDIKKVEWISTIMEQAKSISRFIYNNNVHLSMMRKFTFGVDLVDFGVTRSATDFLTLKRMVNIKHNLQSMVTSMEWMESPYSKKPEGFAVLDYINNQSFWSTCSLITRLTDPFLRLLRIVCSEERPAMAYVYAGLYRAKETIKKEFVDKKEYSVYWNIIDHRWEPLERHPLHAAGFYLNPKFFYATEEDVHLHIRSLVYDCIEKLVPDPKIQDKIVKETTSYHNCAGDFGRKMAVRARDTLFPELTGVIIL
- the LOC132606139 gene encoding uncharacterized protein LOC132606139 isoform X2, whose protein sequence is MGSNLEPVAVTSLKHDPAWKHCEMYMNGERVQLKCIYCGKIFKGGGIHRIKEHLAGQKGNASTCLRVQPDVRLLMQESLNGVVMKKRKKQKLAQEISTYNNNGVFTDTCGLQVDLLPIPETETSNLFLNRDEGGVGGRKKKSRIRKASSLVNNNNNAMAVAINQSKRVNNHVHMAVARFLLDARVPLDAVNSVYFQPMIDVIASQGTQVAGPSYHDLRSWVLKASVQDVRHDIDQCSTTWARTGCSLLVDEFITGKGKILVNFLVYCPEGTMFLRSVEASTLINSTDSLYELLKEVVEEVGVRNVLQVITSNEERYVIAGKRLTDAYPTLFWTPCAAHSIDLMLEDIKKVEWISTIMEQAKSISRFIYNNNVHLSMMRKFTFGVDLVDFGVTRSATDFLTLKRMVNIKHNLQSMVTSMEWMESPYSKKPEGFAVLDYINNQSFWSTCSLITRLTDPFLRLLRIVCSEERPAMAYVYAGLYRAKETIKKEFVDKKEYSVYWNIIDHRWEPLERHPLHAAGFYLNPKFFYATEEDVHLHIRSLVYDCIEKLVPDPKIQDKIVKETTSYHNCAGDFGRKMAVRARDTLFPAEWWLNYGGGCSNLTRLAIRILSQTSSLIRSKPGRIPLEEMHETKNCIEHQRLNDLAFVQYNLWLRQRKNMEPDSMDSISYDKMELVHDWVSRRELSSEDMESSDWMTVDPPSGSIVPLGPLIDDIEALGAGFDDFEIFGGPKDNEEEIGEETL
- the LOC132606139 gene encoding uncharacterized protein LOC132606139 isoform X1, with product MGSNLEPVAVTSLKHDPAWKHCEMYMNGERVQLKCIYCGKIFKGGGIHRIKEHLAGQKGNASTCLRVQPDVRLLMQESLNGVVMKKRKKQKLAQEISTYNNNGVFTDTCGLQVDLLPIPETETSNLFLNRDEGGVGGRKKKSRIRKASSLVNNNNNAMAVAINQSKRVNNHVHMAVARFLLDARVPLDAVNSVYFQPMIDVIASQGTQVAGPSYHDLRSWVLKASVQDVRHDIDQCSTTWARTGCSLLVDEFITGKGKILVNFLVYCPEGTMFLRSVEASTLINSTDSLYELLKEVVEEVGVRNVLQVITSNEERYVIAGKRLTDAYPTLFWTPCAAHSIDLMLEDIKKVEWISTIMEQAKSISRFIYNNNVHLSMMRKFTFGVDLVDFGVTRSATDFLTLKRMVNIKHNLQSMVTSMEWMESPYSKKPEGFAVLDYINNQSFWSTCSLITRLTDPFLRLLRIVCSEERPAMAYVYAGLYRAKETIKKEFVDKKEYSVYWNIIDHRWEPLERHPLHAAGFYLNPKFFYATEEDVHLHIRSLVYDCIEKLVPDPKIQDKIVKETTSYHNCAGDFGRKMAVRARDTLFPAEWWLNYGGGCSNLTRLAIRILSQTSSLIRSKPGRIPLEEMHETKNCIEHQRLNDLAFVQYNLWLRQSNRKNMEPDSMDSISYDKMELVHDWVSRRELSSEDMESSDWMTVDPPSGSIVPLGPLIDDIEALGAGFDDFEIFGGPKDNEEEIGEETL